The Halobacterium sp. CBA1132 genome has a segment encoding these proteins:
- a CDS encoding TIGR04024 family LLM class F420-dependent oxidoreductase, which yields MTRRTVHLPVAAQDSLSDVVDIGVRAEELGYDRAWFPETWGRDAVTTLSALADRTDTIGVGTSIVNTYSRSPALLGQTAATLQEHSEGRFRLGLGPSGPAVVEGWHGEDFGNPLKRTREYVDVVRRVLSGEQVDYDGDIIQTRGFRLRQGPPEPAPEVDVTGMGPKAVELAGRFADGWHALMFTRDGFRERYEDLQRGADLGDRDVEDVQATFVLPCCALDDGERARDLARQHLAFYVGGMGTFYRDALARQGHEDAAETIYEAWQNDEHERAVGSVTDDLLDSLAAAGTPETVRERVAEFAAVDGIDAIAVSFPRAADPGVIDETMAAVAPE from the coding sequence GTGACTCGCCGCACCGTCCACCTGCCGGTCGCCGCACAGGACTCGCTGTCGGACGTCGTCGACATCGGAGTGCGCGCCGAGGAACTGGGCTACGACCGCGCGTGGTTCCCGGAGACGTGGGGGCGGGACGCCGTCACTACGCTGTCCGCGCTCGCTGACCGCACCGACACCATCGGCGTCGGCACCAGCATCGTGAACACGTACTCTCGGAGTCCCGCGCTCCTCGGGCAGACCGCCGCCACGCTACAGGAGCACTCCGAGGGCCGGTTCCGCCTCGGCCTCGGTCCGAGCGGCCCCGCCGTCGTGGAGGGCTGGCACGGCGAGGACTTCGGGAACCCTCTGAAGCGGACCCGCGAGTACGTCGACGTCGTCCGGCGTGTGCTGTCGGGCGAGCAGGTCGACTACGACGGCGACATTATCCAGACGCGAGGCTTCCGGCTGCGCCAAGGCCCACCGGAGCCAGCGCCCGAGGTCGACGTCACCGGGATGGGGCCGAAGGCCGTCGAACTCGCGGGCCGGTTCGCGGACGGCTGGCACGCGCTCATGTTCACCCGGGACGGGTTCCGCGAGCGCTACGAAGACCTCCAGCGCGGCGCGGACCTCGGCGACCGCGACGTCGAGGACGTGCAGGCGACGTTCGTGCTGCCGTGCTGTGCCCTCGACGACGGCGAGCGCGCCCGCGACCTCGCGCGTCAGCACCTCGCGTTCTACGTCGGCGGTATGGGGACATTCTATCGGGACGCCCTCGCCCGACAGGGCCACGAGGACGCCGCCGAGACCATCTACGAGGCGTGGCAGAACGACGAACACGAGCGCGCCGTCGGGAGCGTCACTGACGACCTGCTGGACTCGCTGGCGGCGGCCGGCACGCCCGAGACCGTCCGCGAGCGCGTCGCGGAGTTCGCGGCCGTCGACGGCATCGACGCCATCGCCGTCTCGTTCCCGCGCGCCGCCGACCCCGGAGTCATCGACGAGACGATGGCGGCCGTCGCGCCGGAGTGA
- the folP gene encoding dihydropteroate synthase produces MQTVDAAGLPIGDDHPPRIMGVLNVSKESPYDPSVFDDPDDAAAYVDEELVGEGADIVDVGLESANKKFDVLSAEQELERLDTAVETIQRVEGDAVFSIETRYAAVADEALSRGFDMVNDICGFADPEMPAVCEAHDAAVVKMASPPDLERPGAIEEVDDIYDALTLNGFTDKTIVDPAFGGWSEAKTIDDDRETFDRLREFRGHGYPILVSINRKNFLREVAGRSTEEALPVSLAATSMAVERGAHVIRTHDVAETRDAALVGDEFRRDRYDAARVEELDVTTVAEAERHVARFDGDFDAADDAVARAYEVQGLDDDDRATLTDAGVAVTGGDPSFVAGPLSVLRAAGERLESREGALGELAAAWTSHA; encoded by the coding sequence ATGCAGACGGTCGACGCCGCCGGCCTCCCGATTGGAGACGACCACCCGCCCCGCATCATGGGCGTGTTGAACGTCTCGAAGGAATCGCCGTACGACCCCAGCGTCTTCGACGACCCGGACGACGCGGCCGCGTACGTCGACGAGGAACTCGTCGGCGAGGGCGCGGACATCGTCGACGTCGGCCTCGAATCCGCGAACAAGAAGTTCGACGTGCTCTCCGCCGAGCAGGAACTGGAGCGCCTCGATACCGCCGTCGAGACCATCCAGCGCGTCGAGGGCGACGCCGTGTTCTCCATCGAGACGCGGTACGCGGCGGTCGCCGACGAGGCGCTCTCGCGGGGCTTCGACATGGTCAACGACATCTGCGGGTTCGCCGACCCCGAGATGCCCGCGGTCTGTGAGGCCCACGACGCGGCGGTCGTGAAGATGGCGAGTCCGCCGGACCTCGAACGACCCGGCGCAATCGAGGAAGTTGATGATATCTACGACGCGCTCACGCTGAACGGTTTCACGGACAAGACCATCGTCGACCCCGCGTTCGGCGGGTGGAGCGAAGCCAAGACCATCGATGACGACCGGGAGACGTTCGACCGCCTGCGGGAGTTCCGCGGGCACGGCTACCCGATTCTGGTCTCCATTAACCGGAAGAACTTCCTCCGAGAGGTCGCCGGCCGCTCCACCGAGGAGGCGCTGCCCGTGTCGCTGGCGGCGACGTCGATGGCCGTCGAGCGCGGCGCACACGTAATTCGAACCCATGACGTCGCGGAGACGCGAGACGCCGCGCTCGTCGGCGACGAGTTCCGCCGCGACCGCTACGACGCCGCTCGCGTCGAAGAACTGGACGTGACGACGGTCGCCGAGGCCGAACGCCACGTCGCGCGCTTCGACGGGGACTTCGATGCGGCCGACGACGCGGTGGCTCGCGCGTACGAAGTGCAGGGACTCGACGACGACGACCGGGCGACGCTCACCGACGCGGGCGTCGCTGTTACAGGCGGGGATCCGTCGTTCGTCGCCGGCCCGCTGAGCGTCCTCCGAGCGGCCGGCGAGCGCCTTGAATCCCGTGAGGGCGCGCTGGGGGAGCTCGCGGCAGCGTGGACGAGCCACGCGTAA
- a CDS encoding PaaI family thioesterase, translated as MTAFDAEDVQAFIQSYVDEHGFLSFLDLQVEDVDDGEMTLRIPYDEKLTNHGAGEGNVHGGIAATIIDTAGGLAVRTTLDEPVTAGVATIDLNVSYLRPARGDLVAEADVIRVGSTVGVAEVTVTCEDDEGERVEVAVGRGSFRVFRDA; from the coding sequence ATGACAGCGTTCGACGCCGAGGACGTGCAGGCGTTCATCCAATCGTACGTCGACGAACACGGTTTCCTCTCGTTTCTGGACCTCCAAGTGGAGGACGTCGACGACGGCGAGATGACGCTGCGCATCCCCTACGACGAGAAACTCACCAACCACGGCGCCGGGGAGGGGAACGTCCACGGCGGCATCGCCGCGACCATCATCGACACCGCGGGCGGGCTCGCCGTCCGCACGACCCTCGACGAACCCGTCACTGCGGGCGTCGCCACCATCGACTTGAACGTCTCGTACCTCCGGCCCGCCCGCGGCGACCTCGTCGCCGAAGCGGACGTGATTCGCGTCGGCTCCACGGTCGGCGTCGCCGAAGTCACGGTCACCTGCGAGGACGACGAGGGGGAGCGCGTGGAGGTCGCGGTCGGCCGCGGCTCGTTCCGCGTGTTCCGGGACGCCTAG
- a CDS encoding MaoC family dehydratase — MTVYFEDLDEGDVLEFGTYDVTAEEIVEFAERYDPQWFHTQPERAREESHFGDLAASGWHTCSMAMRLVVDGHFSGAAALGALGIEKLRWPNPTVPGDSLSVTVEILEARRSESDPGRGLVTLDQTVTNQDGEVKLEMRPTVMYACRNTE; from the coding sequence GTGACCGTCTACTTCGAAGACCTCGACGAGGGTGACGTTCTCGAATTCGGCACCTACGACGTCACCGCGGAGGAAATCGTGGAGTTCGCCGAACGCTACGACCCCCAGTGGTTCCACACGCAACCCGAGCGCGCCCGCGAGGAGTCGCACTTCGGCGACCTCGCGGCGTCCGGGTGGCACACGTGTTCGATGGCGATGCGACTCGTCGTCGACGGCCACTTCAGCGGCGCCGCCGCGCTCGGTGCGCTCGGCATCGAGAAACTGCGCTGGCCGAACCCGACCGTCCCCGGCGACTCGCTGTCCGTCACCGTCGAGATTCTGGAGGCGCGGCGCTCGGAGAGCGACCCCGGTCGCGGGCTTGTCACGCTCGACCAGACCGTGACGAATCAGGACGGCGAGGTCAAACTGGAGATGCGACCGACCGTGATGTACGCGTGCCGGAACACCGAGTGA
- a CDS encoding methyl-accepting chemotaxis protein — protein sequence MSEATTGASAGSGLLGNWRRAVRDVVKYTPSGDTIPDETWRSRHRNVLVFLAAHVPLLLLLGTYEGTESVTGAVIPEIPLTTVLLEVGVVVTLGVLSAVPRLGRRTRTALATMGLATTSAFLVHFSGGYIEAHFHFFIVMAVVAVYEDWVPFALGIAYVGIQHGYFGMIDPSRVYNHAAGINNPWAWSFIHAAFVLVLAGALLSHWQSTERSREQAREQLAEARVKTEEVEDLEAKQAELEAARAEAEEAKTAAEARKTEVQELYAELEADADAYTAVMRRAADGDLGVRLDADSDSDAMAQIAVAFNEMMDETESAMREIQSFADAVTTASEDAAVEASNAEDASEKTTESIREISDGANEQREMLETVSGEMTNLSATVEEVAASAETVADRSHETARIAEEGEETAERAIEESRTAQEAVASTVENVEALDEQMAEIGDIVDLIADVADQTNMLALNANIEAARAGSGSGGGRGDGFAVVANEVKQLAEETRESANDIEARIEATQSQTASAVEDAQAAEESMAEGIEAVKDAADAFEQVAENAEETDTGIQEISETTDDQAASTEEAVSMVEEVADISRATAAETDDAANAAAEQAASMSRVSDSAASLSERAERLQSLLASFEVGGAQSGN from the coding sequence ATGTCAGAGGCGACTACCGGGGCGAGCGCGGGCAGCGGGCTGTTGGGGAACTGGCGGCGAGCGGTCCGCGACGTGGTGAAGTACACGCCCAGCGGCGACACGATTCCCGACGAGACGTGGCGGAGCCGCCACCGGAACGTCCTCGTGTTCTTGGCGGCGCACGTGCCGTTGCTTCTATTGCTCGGTACGTACGAGGGCACGGAGTCGGTGACGGGCGCGGTGATTCCCGAAATCCCGTTGACCACGGTGCTCCTCGAAGTTGGCGTCGTCGTCACGCTCGGCGTGCTCTCGGCGGTTCCGCGGCTCGGGCGGCGGACGCGAACCGCGCTCGCGACGATGGGGCTGGCGACGACGTCGGCGTTCCTCGTGCACTTCTCGGGCGGGTACATCGAGGCGCACTTCCACTTCTTCATCGTGATGGCGGTCGTCGCCGTCTACGAGGACTGGGTGCCGTTCGCGCTCGGCATCGCGTACGTCGGCATCCAACACGGCTACTTCGGGATGATAGACCCGAGCCGCGTCTACAACCACGCCGCGGGCATCAACAACCCGTGGGCGTGGTCGTTCATCCACGCGGCGTTCGTGTTGGTGCTGGCGGGCGCGCTGCTGTCCCACTGGCAGTCGACCGAGCGCTCCCGCGAGCAGGCCCGCGAGCAGCTCGCGGAGGCGCGCGTGAAGACCGAGGAAGTCGAGGACTTGGAGGCCAAGCAAGCGGAACTGGAGGCCGCGCGCGCCGAAGCCGAGGAAGCGAAAACGGCCGCCGAGGCCCGCAAGACGGAGGTCCAAGAGTTGTACGCCGAACTGGAGGCCGACGCCGACGCGTACACCGCGGTGATGCGGCGGGCCGCTGACGGGGACCTCGGAGTGCGCTTGGACGCCGACAGCGACAGTGACGCGATGGCCCAGATTGCGGTGGCGTTCAACGAGATGATGGACGAGACGGAGTCGGCGATGCGTGAGATTCAGTCGTTCGCGGACGCCGTCACGACCGCCAGCGAGGACGCGGCTGTCGAGGCCAGCAACGCCGAGGACGCCAGCGAGAAGACCACCGAGTCGATTCGCGAGATTTCCGACGGCGCCAACGAGCAACGCGAGATGCTCGAAACCGTCTCCGGGGAGATGACGAACCTGTCCGCGACCGTCGAGGAGGTCGCGGCGTCCGCGGAGACTGTCGCCGACCGCTCCCACGAGACCGCCAGAATCGCCGAGGAGGGCGAGGAGACCGCCGAACGGGCAATCGAGGAGTCGCGGACGGCCCAAGAGGCGGTTGCGTCGACCGTCGAGAACGTCGAGGCGCTCGACGAGCAGATGGCCGAAATCGGGGACATCGTCGACCTCATCGCCGACGTCGCCGACCAGACGAACATGCTCGCGTTGAACGCGAACATCGAGGCGGCCCGCGCCGGCAGCGGGAGCGGTGGCGGGCGCGGCGACGGGTTCGCGGTGGTCGCCAACGAGGTCAAGCAGTTGGCCGAGGAGACTCGGGAGTCCGCGAACGACATCGAGGCGCGCATCGAGGCGACCCAGTCCCAGACGGCGTCTGCTGTCGAGGACGCGCAGGCCGCCGAGGAGTCGATGGCGGAGGGCATCGAGGCCGTCAAGGACGCCGCCGACGCGTTCGAGCAAGTGGCGGAGAACGCCGAGGAGACCGACACCGGGATTCAGGAGATCAGCGAGACGACTGACGACCAAGCCGCGAGCACCGAGGAGGCGGTGTCGATGGTCGAGGAGGTCGCGGACATCAGTCGCGCGACCGCCGCGGAGACCGACGACGCGGCCAACGCGGCCGCCGAGCAGGCGGCGTCGATGTCGCGGGTGAGCGACAGCGCCGCGTCGCTCAGCGAGCGGGCCGAGCGGCTCCAGTCGCTGCTGGCGTCCTTCGAGGTCGGCGGCGCTCAGTCCGGGAACTGA
- a CDS encoding deoxyribodipyrimidine photo-lyase, with protein MQLFWHRRDLRTADNRGLAAAADAGEVVPVFCFDDEILAHASPPRVAFMLDALAALRERYRDLGGDLVVRRGDPSAVLPDLADEYGAERVVWNHDYSGLARERDEAVRAALDDAGVAHEQHHDAVFHAPGEIRTNAGDPYSVYTYFWKKWRDREKPAPFPEPAEGDLADVSGEALPTLADLGFEEPDATLPDAGTDAARERLADFCEDDIFRYEDARDYPADGATSRLSQDLKFGTIGVREVYDRTEAAMERADGEAERESVEEYQGQLAWREFYAQVLYFNPDVVSQNYKDYEQPIEWRDDDEELRAWKRGETGYPIVDAGMRQLREEAYMHNRVRMIVASFLTKDLLQDWRAGYDHFRERLVDHDTANDNGGWQWAGSTGTDAQPYFRVFNPTTQGERYDPDAEYITEYVPELRGVPAEKIHAWPELDDEERASLAPDYPDPIVDHSERREEAISMFERARGD; from the coding sequence ATGCAGCTGTTCTGGCACCGCCGGGACCTCCGCACGGCCGACAACCGCGGGCTCGCCGCGGCCGCCGACGCGGGCGAGGTCGTCCCGGTGTTCTGTTTCGACGACGAGATTCTCGCGCACGCCAGTCCGCCGCGCGTGGCGTTCATGCTGGACGCGCTGGCGGCGCTCCGCGAGCGCTACCGCGACCTCGGCGGCGACCTCGTGGTTCGGCGCGGCGACCCGTCGGCGGTGCTGCCCGACCTCGCCGACGAGTACGGAGCGGAGCGCGTGGTCTGGAACCACGACTACTCGGGGCTCGCGAGAGAGCGCGACGAAGCCGTTCGCGCGGCGCTCGACGATGCGGGCGTCGCCCACGAGCAGCACCACGACGCGGTCTTCCACGCGCCCGGCGAGATTCGCACGAACGCCGGCGACCCGTACTCCGTCTACACGTACTTCTGGAAGAAGTGGCGGGACCGCGAGAAGCCTGCTCCGTTCCCCGAGCCCGCGGAAGGCGACCTCGCTGACGTGTCCGGGGAGGCGTTGCCGACGCTCGCCGACCTCGGATTCGAGGAGCCGGACGCGACGCTGCCTGACGCGGGCACGGACGCCGCTCGGGAGCGCCTCGCGGACTTCTGCGAGGACGACATCTTCCGCTACGAGGACGCCCGCGACTACCCCGCGGACGGCGCTACGTCCCGGCTCTCACAGGACCTCAAGTTCGGGACAATCGGCGTCCGCGAGGTGTACGACCGCACCGAAGCGGCGATGGAGCGAGCGGACGGAGAGGCGGAGCGCGAGAGCGTCGAGGAGTACCAAGGGCAGTTGGCGTGGCGGGAGTTCTACGCGCAGGTGCTGTACTTCAACCCTGACGTGGTCTCGCAGAACTACAAGGACTACGAGCAGCCAATCGAGTGGCGCGACGACGACGAGGAACTGCGGGCGTGGAAGCGCGGGGAAACCGGCTACCCGATTGTGGATGCTGGGATGCGCCAGCTACGCGAGGAGGCGTACATGCACAACCGCGTCCGGATGATCGTCGCGTCGTTCCTCACGAAGGACCTCCTGCAGGACTGGCGCGCGGGCTACGACCACTTCCGCGAGCGCCTCGTCGACCACGACACGGCCAACGACAACGGCGGCTGGCAGTGGGCGGGTTCGACGGGCACGGACGCCCAGCCGTACTTCCGCGTATTCAATCCGACAACGCAGGGCGAACGATACGACCCGGACGCCGAGTACATCACCGAGTACGTCCCCGAGTTGCGGGGCGTACCCGCGGAGAAGATTCACGCGTGGCCGGAGCTGGACGACGAGGAGCGCGCGTCGCTGGCGCCCGACTACCCCGACCCGATTGTGGACCACAGCGAGCGCCGCGAGGAAGCGATTTCGATGTTCGAGCGGGCGCGCGGCGACTAG
- a CDS encoding RNA methyltransferase, with amino-acid sequence MSKPAVAIVDAKTSGNVGTIARAMKNFGFEELLLVDPPYLGRDSEAYGFAGQAREDVLPNARELSFEELTSEFHTVGFTAITNEDATKHVRFPFRTPAELSDSLADVEADTALVFGRERVGLTNDELADIDEVASIPAASDYPVMNLGQAATVALYELRDLAMNETQLPDVERHRAEEEAIERFYDHAEAFLAEIDYPEEKRDKAMRMLRRMVGRTHPTGREINTVLGLMRRAENQME; translated from the coding sequence ATGAGTAAGCCAGCCGTCGCCATCGTGGACGCGAAGACGTCGGGGAACGTCGGCACCATCGCCCGCGCGATGAAGAACTTCGGGTTCGAGGAGTTGCTGCTCGTCGATCCGCCGTACCTCGGCCGGGACTCGGAAGCGTACGGCTTCGCTGGGCAGGCCCGCGAGGACGTACTCCCGAACGCCCGCGAACTCTCCTTCGAGGAACTCACGTCGGAGTTCCACACCGTCGGCTTCACCGCCATCACGAACGAGGACGCCACCAAGCACGTGCGCTTCCCGTTCCGCACGCCTGCAGAACTCTCCGACAGCCTCGCGGACGTCGAAGCCGACACCGCGCTGGTGTTCGGCCGCGAGCGCGTTGGCCTCACCAACGACGAACTCGCGGACATCGACGAGGTGGCGTCGATTCCCGCGGCCAGCGACTACCCCGTGATGAACCTCGGGCAGGCCGCCACCGTCGCGCTGTACGAACTCCGCGACCTCGCGATGAACGAGACGCAGTTGCCGGACGTCGAGCGCCACCGCGCCGAGGAGGAGGCCATCGAGCGCTTCTACGACCACGCCGAGGCGTTCCTCGCGGAGATCGACTACCCCGAGGAGAAACGCGACAAGGCGATGCGGATGCTCCGCCGGATGGTCGGCCGTACCCACCCGACCGGCCGCGAAATCAATACGGTGCTCGGACTCATGCGGCGCGCAGAGAACCAGATGGAGTAG
- a CDS encoding DMT family transporter: MSYRRPRLGVSPAAVMFLALAAIWGTSFPAIEIGLHTVPPLSFAAMRYSAAGLIILGYAAYATDRWLPRGTEEWLSVSIAGLLVIAVYHGLLYLGELRVSGAVAAIVVSLSPVLTAGMAAILLDSDVDLVEAIGLLAGFGGVVIVASPGGGGTDLFGVALVFGGAVAFALGAVLARPLSTDLPVETMEAWAMLLGSGVLWVGAGARGESLTGVEWTLPALASLAYLTLVAGCIGFLLYFELLDRIGAAELHLVGYLEPVVAALMAWALLGQVVDSQALAGFAAIFVGFALLERDVIFEAAVTTADAVRSH, encoded by the coding sequence ATGAGCTACCGACGTCCCCGGTTGGGCGTCTCCCCCGCGGCCGTGATGTTCCTCGCGCTCGCCGCCATCTGGGGGACTTCGTTCCCAGCCATCGAAATCGGACTGCACACCGTCCCACCGCTGTCGTTCGCCGCCATGAGGTACAGCGCGGCCGGCCTCATCATCCTCGGCTACGCAGCCTACGCCACCGACCGCTGGCTGCCCCGCGGCACCGAAGAGTGGCTCTCGGTCAGCATCGCCGGCCTCCTCGTCATCGCCGTCTACCACGGCCTCCTCTACCTCGGCGAACTCCGCGTGTCGGGCGCCGTCGCCGCCATCGTCGTCAGCCTCTCGCCCGTACTCACCGCGGGGATGGCCGCTATCCTCCTCGACAGCGACGTCGACCTCGTCGAAGCCATCGGCCTGCTCGCCGGGTTCGGCGGCGTCGTCATCGTCGCCTCGCCCGGCGGCGGTGGCACCGACCTGTTCGGCGTCGCGCTCGTGTTCGGCGGCGCCGTCGCGTTCGCGCTCGGCGCAGTTCTCGCGCGCCCGCTGTCGACGGACCTCCCCGTCGAAACGATGGAAGCGTGGGCGATGCTGCTCGGCTCCGGCGTCCTCTGGGTCGGCGCGGGCGCCCGCGGCGAATCGCTCACCGGCGTCGAGTGGACGCTCCCCGCGCTCGCCAGCCTCGCGTACCTCACGCTGGTCGCGGGCTGCATCGGCTTCCTGCTGTACTTCGAGTTGCTGGACCGCATCGGCGCCGCCGAGCTCCACCTCGTCGGCTACCTCGAACCCGTCGTCGCCGCACTGATGGCGTGGGCGCTGCTCGGGCAGGTCGTCGACTCGCAAGCGCTGGCCGGCTTCGCAGCCATCTTCGTCGGGTTCGCGCTGCTCGAACGCGACGTCATCTTCGAGGCCGCAGTCACCACCGCCGACGCCGTCCGTTCCCACTAG
- a CDS encoding 6-hydroxymethylpterin diphosphokinase MptE-like protein yields MEFADWAPVYEDVLADFGFDRAADERARDALAERVEPFDLPRLDCTGQRVAVAGGAASLADETTLAADADVVFAASTAVDVLADAGVDVDLMVTDLDKNPGTARRLTEAGTPVAAHAHGDNVSAVREQIPTFDLAHVLGTTQAEPVGPVVNFGGFTDGDRAAFLADHLGAAELCFPGWDFDDSSVGDQKAQKLAWAERLLHWLERRRGDRFGVLDGRRDSVDALP; encoded by the coding sequence ATGGAGTTCGCCGATTGGGCGCCGGTTTACGAGGACGTACTCGCCGATTTCGGGTTCGATAGGGCCGCTGACGAGCGAGCGCGGGACGCGCTCGCCGAGCGCGTCGAGCCGTTCGACCTGCCGCGGTTGGACTGCACCGGACAGCGGGTCGCAGTCGCGGGCGGCGCCGCGTCACTGGCCGACGAGACCACACTCGCGGCCGACGCGGATGTCGTGTTCGCGGCGTCGACGGCCGTGGACGTGCTTGCCGACGCGGGCGTCGACGTCGACCTGATGGTGACTGACCTCGACAAGAACCCCGGAACTGCGCGCCGACTCACCGAGGCCGGGACGCCCGTCGCGGCGCACGCTCACGGCGACAACGTCTCCGCCGTCCGCGAGCAGATACCGACGTTCGACCTCGCGCACGTCCTCGGGACGACGCAGGCCGAGCCAGTCGGTCCCGTGGTCAACTTCGGCGGGTTCACCGACGGCGACCGGGCGGCGTTCCTCGCAGACCACCTCGGCGCCGCCGAACTGTGCTTCCCCGGGTGGGACTTTGACGACTCTTCAGTCGGCGACCAGAAGGCGCAGAAACTGGCGTGGGCCGAACGCCTCCTCCACTGGCTCGAACGCCGCCGCGGCGACCGCTTCGGCGTGCTCGACGGCCGACGCGACAGTGTTGACGCGCTACCGTGA
- a CDS encoding long-chain fatty acid--CoA ligase codes for MTNLVRHIEDIVEEQPDRLAIAYEDTELSYGEFWAQTGQFAAALREEGVEAGDVVGIYLPNLPQFVVAFHGALRAGCAVVPMNPQYKSREIRHLLSDSGAETVVALADVVPFVEQVRDDTNVERVVTVGEGADTGTPFREFLTDGDDSVADRADDDLAVQPYTSGTTGQPKGVQLTHYNLASNAKQSQDIVAGGVKPSDSKIGVLPLFHIYGMTVAMNAALFSGASFYPLPSWDAQQALSLIEDAELTLFDAVPAMYNDAINQPNAEEFDLSSLRQCTSGGSGLPVEVLRRFEELYDVEIYEGYGLTETSPVTHFNTHDVGRRVGSIGKPLEGIDARIVTEDFEDVPPVEEGPVDEDDVDMDDITGELVVAGPNVMKGYSGLPEANEEAFTEADGKRWFHTGDLGYQDEDGYFYIADRKKHMINTAGYNVYPREIEELLFEHDAVADAAVVGIPDERRGETVKAFVVKAPDADVTADELQQFCLERLAEYKHPRVIEFVDELPRTTTGKVQKFELVEE; via the coding sequence ATGACGAATCTGGTTCGACACATCGAGGACATCGTCGAGGAGCAGCCCGACCGGCTCGCCATCGCCTACGAGGACACCGAGCTATCCTACGGGGAGTTCTGGGCGCAGACCGGTCAGTTCGCCGCCGCGCTCCGCGAGGAGGGTGTCGAAGCGGGCGACGTCGTCGGCATCTACCTGCCGAACCTCCCGCAGTTCGTCGTCGCCTTCCACGGCGCGCTCCGCGCGGGGTGTGCGGTCGTCCCGATGAATCCTCAGTACAAGAGCCGCGAAATCCGCCACCTGCTCTCGGACTCCGGTGCCGAGACCGTCGTCGCGCTCGCCGACGTCGTGCCGTTCGTCGAGCAGGTGCGCGACGACACGAACGTCGAGCGCGTCGTCACCGTCGGCGAGGGCGCCGACACGGGCACGCCGTTCCGGGAGTTCCTCACCGACGGCGACGACAGCGTCGCCGACCGCGCGGACGACGACCTCGCCGTGCAGCCGTACACGTCGGGGACGACCGGCCAGCCAAAGGGCGTCCAGCTCACCCACTACAACCTCGCGTCGAACGCCAAGCAGTCCCAGGACATCGTCGCGGGCGGCGTCAAGCCCTCGGACAGCAAGATTGGCGTGCTCCCGCTGTTCCACATCTACGGGATGACGGTGGCGATGAACGCCGCCCTGTTCTCCGGGGCGTCGTTCTACCCGCTGCCGTCGTGGGACGCCCAGCAGGCGCTGTCGCTCATCGAGGACGCGGAGCTGACGCTGTTCGACGCCGTTCCCGCGATGTACAACGACGCCATCAATCAGCCGAACGCCGAGGAGTTCGACCTCTCCAGCCTGCGCCAGTGCACGTCCGGCGGCTCCGGGCTCCCCGTGGAGGTGCTGCGGCGCTTCGAGGAGCTGTACGACGTGGAAATCTACGAGGGGTACGGCCTCACGGAGACCAGCCCGGTGACCCACTTCAACACCCACGACGTGGGCCGTCGCGTTGGCTCCATCGGGAAGCCCCTGGAGGGCATCGACGCCCGAATCGTCACCGAGGACTTCGAGGACGTTCCGCCGGTCGAGGAGGGCCCGGTCGACGAGGACGACGTCGACATGGACGACATCACGGGCGAGTTGGTCGTCGCCGGCCCGAACGTGATGAAGGGGTACTCGGGGCTGCCCGAGGCCAACGAGGAAGCGTTCACCGAGGCAGACGGGAAGCGGTGGTTCCACACGGGCGACCTCGGCTACCAGGACGAGGACGGCTACTTCTACATCGCAGACCGCAAGAAGCACATGATTAATACCGCGGGCTACAACGTCTACCCCCGCGAAATCGAGGAACTCCTCTTCGAGCACGACGCGGTCGCTGACGCCGCCGTCGTCGGCATCCCGGACGAGCGCCGCGGCGAGACGGTGAAGGCGTTCGTCGTGAAGGCGCCCGACGCCGACGTGACCGCCGACGAACTCCAGCAGTTCTGCTTGGAGCGCCTCGCGGAGTACAAACACCCCCGCGTCATCGAGTTCGTGGACGAACTCCCGCGCACGACCACCGGAAAAGTCCAGAAGTTCGAACTCGTCGAGGAGTGA